One genomic window of Bacillus mycoides includes the following:
- the colA gene encoding collagenase ColA → MKGYSKKVLVGVSFASLMLSSFPGNILAEDTKGEQVSYRNVLKMEPVGVQLPLQELAHSSKVLENKSFEKRLQFADLSQRPPEVKKESKQLAVAKTYTIAELNQLSNQALVDLLVTIDWEQITGLFQFNKDSLAFYQNDSRMQAIIDKLKQQGQAYTKDDSKGIETLVEVLRSGFYLGFYHTELSKLNERSYHDKCLPALKSISQNPNFKLGTLEQNKVVSSYGKLIGNASSDAETISSVANIFKQYNDNLSTFIDNRSAGNAVYDIMQGVDYDIQSYLYDTNKAPKDTMWYQKIDSYINELSRFALIGTVTAKNGWLINNGIYYTGRLGTFHSTGTKGLQVVTDAMKVYPYLGEQYFVAAEQITTNYGGKDANGNVVDLDQIREDGKKKYLPKTYTFDDGAIVLKAGDKVTEEKVKRLYWAAKEVKAQFHRTVESDQPLEKGNPDDVLTMVIYNSPAEYQFNRQLYGYETNNGGIYIEGTGTFFTYERTPQESIYSLEELFRHEFTHYLQGRYEVPGLWGQGKLYENERLSWFEEGNAEFFAGATRTDNVVPRKSIIGGLSSNPAERYTAERTLNAKYGTWDFYNYSFALQSYMYNKRYDMFDKIHDLIRKNDVTAYDAYRSALSKDANLNKEYQDYMQMLVDNREKYNIPLVSDDYLATHAPKPVSDIAAEITAEAKLSNVSVKKNKSQFFNTFTLQGTHTGTAAKGENEDWKTITQNVNDTLKRLSAKEWTGYKTVTAYFVNYRVNASGQFEYDVVFHGINTEEGAVNKAPVAVINGPYSGNVNEAISFKSDGSKDEDGKIASYKWEFGDDTVSSEQNPTHVYTKEGTYTAKLTVTDDKGAANTNTTSVTIQKKEDNSVEKESNNSFKTANKLQLNQLLRASLGNGDTSDYFEINVETAKNLQINVTKENNIGVNWVLYSEADLNNYVTYAQQQGNKLVGSYYTHPGKYYLHVYQYGGGTGNYTVEVK, encoded by the coding sequence ATGAAAGGTTATTCAAAAAAAGTGTTAGTAGGGGTAAGTTTTGCTAGTTTAATGTTAAGTAGTTTTCCGGGGAACATATTGGCGGAGGATACTAAGGGAGAGCAAGTTTCTTATCGGAATGTGCTCAAAATGGAGCCGGTTGGTGTACAGTTGCCACTGCAAGAATTAGCTCATTCATCGAAAGTGCTAGAAAATAAATCTTTTGAGAAAAGGCTACAATTTGCTGATTTATCGCAAAGACCGCCTGAAGTAAAAAAGGAAAGTAAGCAATTAGCTGTAGCGAAAACTTATACAATTGCTGAATTAAATCAATTAAGCAATCAGGCGTTGGTAGATTTACTTGTAACAATTGATTGGGAACAAATTACAGGGCTATTTCAGTTTAATAAGGACAGCCTTGCATTCTATCAAAATGATAGTAGGATGCAGGCGATTATTGATAAATTGAAGCAGCAAGGACAAGCTTATACGAAGGATGATTCAAAAGGGATTGAAACATTAGTAGAGGTATTGCGCTCTGGGTTTTATTTAGGGTTTTATCATACAGAACTAAGTAAACTTAATGAACGAAGCTATCATGACAAGTGCTTACCTGCATTAAAATCGATTTCCCAAAACCCAAATTTCAAACTCGGTACGTTAGAACAAAATAAAGTTGTATCATCATATGGAAAATTAATAGGAAATGCTTCTAGTGATGCGGAAACGATTTCATCGGTTGCGAACATTTTCAAACAATATAATGATAATCTTTCTACATTTATAGATAATCGTTCAGCAGGTAATGCAGTATACGATATTATGCAAGGTGTAGATTATGATATTCAGTCGTATTTGTACGATACGAATAAAGCACCGAAAGATACAATGTGGTATCAAAAAATAGATAGTTATATTAATGAGTTAAGTAGATTTGCGTTAATAGGAACAGTTACAGCGAAAAACGGATGGCTTATTAATAATGGCATTTATTATACAGGCAGACTCGGTACGTTCCATAGTACAGGGACGAAAGGATTGCAAGTTGTAACAGATGCGATGAAAGTCTATCCGTATTTAGGGGAGCAATATTTCGTAGCAGCTGAGCAAATTACGACGAATTATGGCGGGAAAGATGCAAATGGTAACGTTGTTGATTTAGATCAAATACGAGAAGATGGTAAGAAAAAGTATTTGCCAAAAACGTATACATTCGATGATGGAGCAATTGTTTTAAAAGCTGGAGATAAAGTGACTGAGGAAAAAGTAAAACGTCTATATTGGGCAGCGAAAGAAGTAAAGGCACAATTTCATCGTACAGTTGAAAGTGACCAGCCGCTAGAAAAAGGAAATCCTGATGATGTGTTGACGATGGTTATTTATAATAGCCCAGCTGAATATCAATTTAATCGTCAATTATACGGATATGAAACAAATAATGGTGGTATTTATATAGAAGGAACAGGAACGTTCTTTACTTATGAACGTACACCGCAGGAAAGTATTTATAGTTTAGAAGAATTATTCCGACATGAGTTCACGCATTACTTACAAGGTAGATATGAAGTGCCAGGACTTTGGGGACAAGGTAAATTATATGAAAATGAGAGATTATCTTGGTTTGAAGAAGGGAATGCTGAGTTCTTTGCAGGGGCAACGAGAACGGATAATGTTGTACCGAGAAAGAGCATTATAGGAGGACTATCTTCAAATCCAGCAGAACGTTATACGGCAGAGCGAACGTTAAATGCAAAGTATGGAACGTGGGATTTCTATAATTATTCATTCGCTTTACAATCATATATGTACAATAAGAGATATGATATGTTTGACAAAATTCATGATCTTATTAGGAAAAATGATGTGACAGCATATGATGCATACCGCTCTGCTTTAAGTAAAGATGCGAATTTAAATAAAGAGTATCAAGACTATATGCAAATGTTAGTAGACAATCGTGAGAAATATAATATCCCATTAGTATCAGATGATTATTTAGCAACTCATGCACCGAAACCAGTTTCAGATATTGCCGCAGAAATTACAGCGGAAGCAAAATTAAGTAATGTATCAGTAAAGAAAAATAAATCACAGTTCTTTAATACATTTACACTGCAAGGAACGCATACAGGTACTGCTGCAAAAGGAGAAAATGAAGACTGGAAAACAATTACGCAAAACGTTAATGATACGTTAAAACGTTTAAGTGCAAAAGAATGGACAGGCTATAAAACAGTAACAGCTTACTTTGTGAATTACCGTGTAAATGCATCAGGGCAATTTGAGTATGACGTTGTGTTCCATGGTATTAATACAGAAGAAGGTGCAGTGAATAAAGCACCAGTTGCGGTAATAAATGGTCCGTATAGCGGAAATGTGAATGAAGCAATCTCGTTTAAAAGCGATGGGTCAAAAGATGAAGATGGAAAAATTGCTTCTTATAAATGGGAGTTTGGCGATGATACTGTAAGTAGTGAACAAAATCCAACTCACGTATATACAAAAGAAGGAACGTATACAGCGAAATTAACAGTAACAGACGATAAAGGAGCAGCTAATACGAATACAACGAGTGTAACTATTCAAAAGAAAGAAGATAACAGTGTAGAAAAAGAGTCGAATAATTCATTTAAAACAGCGAATAAACTACAGTTAAATCAATTGTTACGTGCAAGTTTAGGGAACGGTGATACAAGTGATTACTTTGAAATAAATGTAGAAACTGCGAAAAACCTTCAAATTAACGTAACGAAGGAAAATAATATTGGGGTAAACTGGGTTCTTTATTCAGAAGCAGATT
- a CDS encoding GNAT family N-acetyltransferase, producing MNVSLITPTTDLQEEYLDFYNEWKNSGETMIPWVISKDPSNFTAMIQELHEAHNGINIPKTWVPDSTYWLVTNENKILGAVNIRHSLTEHLFNAGGHIGYGIRPSERRKGYATKLLELSLEKTKQLSITKALVVCDEVNTASEKTILHNGGLRDEDFTEEDGNVVRRYWIEL from the coding sequence ATGAATGTATCTTTAATTACACCTACTACCGATTTACAAGAAGAATACTTAGATTTTTATAACGAATGGAAAAATAGCGGTGAAACGATGATTCCGTGGGTTATCTCAAAAGATCCTTCTAATTTCACGGCAATGATTCAAGAATTACACGAGGCACATAACGGAATAAATATACCTAAAACTTGGGTACCAGATTCTACTTATTGGCTCGTTACAAATGAAAATAAAATTTTGGGAGCAGTTAATATTCGTCATAGTTTGACGGAGCATTTATTTAATGCTGGCGGCCATATCGGTTATGGCATTCGCCCTTCTGAAAGAAGAAAAGGATATGCTACGAAGCTACTCGAGTTGTCATTAGAAAAAACGAAGCAATTAAGCATTACGAAAGCACTTGTCGTTTGCGATGAAGTGAATACAGCTTCAGAGAAAACGATTTTACATAACGGCGGTCTCCGTGATGAAGATTTCACTGAAGAAGATGGTAATGTTGTGAGAAGGTATTGGATTGAGCTCTAA
- a CDS encoding VOC family protein codes for MVQIHPKTRIGHVAFKVKDLESQIAFYENVVGLEVIKQEGNKAYLAGKGGENTLLVLEKLEDAALQEPRTTGIYHVAFLVPTREAFASALFGVIRNKNVIDSPAEQEGRYTYSNEILPISRFNSASDHTYSEAFYLQDLEGNGIEIYADRPRDQWGEGPGGSTPLDLKELATLVDYEFDGLPADTVVGHVHLRIADVEKSHEFYVDTVGFEVQQREDDCLFISAGGYHHHIGANTWNGVNNPHPPAHATGLKVYTIVLPHKEALNEVKERLIEKQHEINETTNGFTVVDPSGITVQFEIEVV; via the coding sequence ATGGTACAAATTCATCCAAAAACACGTATTGGTCATGTTGCATTTAAAGTAAAAGATTTAGAGAGTCAAATTGCTTTTTATGAGAATGTAGTAGGGCTAGAAGTAATTAAGCAAGAGGGGAATAAAGCATATTTAGCAGGAAAAGGTGGTGAGAATACGCTACTTGTACTTGAGAAGTTAGAAGATGCAGCGCTTCAAGAACCACGTACGACGGGTATATATCATGTAGCCTTTTTAGTTCCGACTCGTGAGGCTTTTGCTTCGGCACTATTTGGGGTGATTCGTAATAAGAACGTAATTGATAGTCCAGCTGAACAAGAAGGACGTTATACATATTCAAATGAAATTTTACCAATTTCAAGGTTTAATAGTGCAAGTGATCATACGTATAGTGAAGCGTTTTATTTACAAGATTTAGAGGGGAACGGTATTGAGATTTATGCGGACCGTCCTCGAGATCAGTGGGGAGAAGGGCCAGGAGGAAGTACGCCACTTGATTTAAAAGAACTAGCAACGCTCGTTGATTATGAGTTTGATGGTTTACCTGCTGACACTGTGGTTGGACACGTACATTTACGAATAGCTGATGTCGAGAAGTCACATGAGTTTTATGTAGATACAGTAGGTTTTGAAGTACAACAGCGTGAAGATGATTGCTTATTCATTTCGGCAGGAGGGTATCATCACCATATCGGTGCAAATACGTGGAACGGGGTAAATAACCCGCATCCACCAGCACATGCAACGGGACTAAAAGTATATACGATTGTACTACCTCATAAAGAAGCTTTAAATGAAGTAAAAGAAAGATTAATAGAAAAACAACATGAGATAAATGAAACTACAAATGGATTTACGGTAGTAGATCCGAGTGGTATTACAGTGCAGTTTGAAATAGAAGTAGTATAA
- a CDS encoding amino acid ABC transporter substrate-binding protein: MRKSSLLLTLALTVSVGVLSACGLDTASKKTDEKVVKVGTSAGRSPFIFKEGEKVKGFDAEIIEAAAKKAGYKVEWNVSDFEGLFGLLDSGRIDTIANELSVSPERKKKYDFSIPYVYSGSIFAVKKDNKTIKSLEDLKGKTVGVGLGTAGEQELKALNKDNAFTIKTFSEDPTAELNEVGLGRVDAYYNDKVQVETTITKAKLDNVKVGFGPLEWGEIAFPFAKKSEKLEDINKSLKELEQDGTLSEISKKWLKVDATKKQN, translated from the coding sequence ATGAGGAAATCATCATTATTACTAACATTAGCATTAACAGTATCAGTTGGAGTTTTGTCTGCTTGTGGTTTGGATACAGCAAGTAAAAAGACAGATGAAAAAGTAGTGAAAGTTGGGACCTCTGCAGGTCGTAGCCCATTTATATTTAAAGAAGGTGAGAAAGTAAAAGGGTTTGACGCTGAAATTATTGAAGCAGCTGCTAAAAAGGCTGGATATAAAGTGGAATGGAATGTTTCTGATTTTGAAGGATTATTCGGTTTATTAGATTCAGGCCGTATTGATACGATTGCAAATGAACTATCAGTTTCTCCGGAAAGAAAAAAGAAATATGACTTTTCAATTCCATATGTGTATTCAGGCTCTATTTTCGCGGTGAAGAAAGATAATAAAACAATTAAGTCGCTAGAAGATTTAAAAGGAAAGACGGTAGGAGTTGGGCTTGGCACAGCAGGAGAACAAGAGTTAAAAGCATTAAACAAAGATAATGCCTTTACAATTAAAACGTTCTCAGAAGATCCAACAGCGGAATTGAATGAAGTAGGGCTGGGGCGTGTCGATGCTTATTATAATGATAAAGTTCAAGTGGAAACAACAATCACGAAGGCGAAACTAGATAATGTGAAAGTGGGATTTGGTCCACTTGAATGGGGAGAGATCGCATTTCCATTTGCAAAAAAGAGTGAAAAGTTAGAAGATATAAATAAGTCACTAAAAGAATTAGAACAAGATGGAACATTAAGCGAAATATCGAAAAAATGGCTAAAAGTTGATGCTACAAAAAAACAAAATTAA
- a CDS encoding amino acid ABC transporter ATP-binding protein, which produces MIELKDLYKSYKHNEVLKGISLTVKKGEVVVIIGPSGSGKSTLLRCLNLLEQPDDGSIRIEDLEIHTKKLYQKEIIKLRKKTAMVFQNYNLFKNKTALQNITTPLTVVQKKSDEEAKRIAREILKQVGLTDKENFYPTMLSGGQQQRIGIARAMALNPAVLLFDEPTSALDPELVNEVLLVIKDLARQHITMVIVTHEMNFAKEVADRIIFMADGIIVEQGTPEEIFRNPQNERTKKFLRQLNASEEGNHFVI; this is translated from the coding sequence GTGATTGAGCTAAAAGATTTGTATAAGTCTTACAAACATAATGAAGTGCTGAAAGGAATCTCACTTACTGTCAAAAAAGGGGAAGTGGTAGTAATTATTGGACCTTCTGGTTCAGGGAAATCGACATTACTACGATGTTTAAATTTATTAGAACAACCGGATGATGGCAGTATTAGAATTGAAGATTTAGAGATTCATACGAAAAAACTTTATCAAAAAGAAATAATAAAATTACGCAAAAAAACAGCAATGGTTTTTCAAAACTATAATTTATTTAAAAATAAAACAGCATTGCAAAATATTACAACACCATTAACGGTTGTGCAGAAAAAGAGTGACGAAGAGGCAAAGAGAATAGCGAGAGAAATATTAAAACAAGTAGGCTTAACTGATAAAGAAAATTTTTATCCGACAATGTTATCAGGTGGGCAACAGCAAAGGATAGGGATTGCTAGGGCAATGGCTTTAAATCCAGCTGTATTATTGTTTGATGAACCGACTTCAGCGCTTGATCCAGAATTAGTGAATGAGGTATTGCTAGTTATTAAAGATTTGGCAAGACAACATATAACGATGGTTATTGTTACACATGAAATGAATTTTGCAAAAGAGGTGGCGGATCGTATTATATTTATGGCTGATGGAATTATCGTAGAGCAGGGAACACCAGAAGAGATTTTCCGAAACCCACAAAATGAACGTACGAAAAAGTTTTTAAGACAATTAAATGCTTCTGAAGAAGGCAATCATTTCGTTATTTAG
- a CDS encoding amino acid ABC transporter permease, with the protein MKFDVTYFLESFPQLFKYVYITLGITVVSMIISFVIGVGLAIITKNKTKFLYPIVRVYISFFRGTPLLVQLFVLYFGLPQIFPTFTVLTAMQATLIGLSLNNAAYLSEIIRGSLNAVESGQMDACLSVGMTKAQAMRQIIFPQAIRVAVPALGNNFVGLLKESSLSFALGVAEILAQAKMLAAQSYRYMESYLAVAIVYWIITIVISWGQKKLEKKLDAPYL; encoded by the coding sequence GTGAAATTTGATGTAACGTATTTTTTAGAAAGTTTTCCGCAATTATTTAAATATGTATACATAACTTTAGGGATTACTGTTGTTTCCATGATTATTTCTTTCGTTATAGGAGTGGGCTTGGCAATCATTACAAAAAATAAAACGAAATTTTTATATCCAATTGTCAGGGTGTATATTTCTTTCTTTAGAGGAACACCGTTATTAGTTCAATTGTTTGTGCTGTATTTCGGATTGCCACAAATTTTCCCGACTTTTACAGTGCTTACAGCTATGCAAGCAACTTTAATTGGTCTCAGTTTAAATAATGCTGCTTATTTGTCAGAAATCATTCGAGGTTCATTAAATGCTGTAGAATCAGGACAAATGGATGCTTGTTTATCAGTTGGAATGACAAAGGCACAAGCGATGCGACAAATTATCTTTCCGCAGGCTATTCGTGTAGCAGTGCCGGCACTTGGAAATAATTTTGTTGGATTGTTAAAAGAATCTTCGTTATCTTTTGCACTTGGAGTGGCTGAAATATTAGCACAAGCGAAAATGCTAGCTGCGCAATCGTATCGTTATATGGAAAGTTATTTAGCGGTAGCGATTGTGTATTGGATTATTACAATCGTAATCAGCTGGGGGCAGAAAAAGTTGGAGAAGAAACTTGATGCACCGTATTTATAA